From Halomicrobium salinisoli, the proteins below share one genomic window:
- a CDS encoding DUF7385 family protein: MDQLDVSEGFDVHEYRHGLKLLKEDRETMHLANREGFACPACGEPFERLFVSERRENTFGDPGGPFCLVRTDEELLLLSH; this comes from the coding sequence ATGGATCAGCTGGACGTCTCCGAGGGCTTCGACGTCCACGAGTACCGCCACGGACTGAAACTGCTCAAGGAGGACCGGGAGACGATGCACCTCGCCAACCGCGAGGGCTTCGCCTGTCCGGCCTGCGGCGAGCCGTTCGAGCGACTGTTCGTCTCCGAGCGCCGCGAGAACACCTTCGGCGATCCCGGCGGTCCGTTCTGCCTCGTCCGTACCGACGAGGAGCTGTTGCTGTTGTCGCACTGA
- a CDS encoding YegP family protein translates to MATETGTREGAYDGRLFELYTKYVSEPESKKDVYGYTLLVVGYVLAIGGMLVYLLGPTGAEVPQSTLFLVREIAAVPSALGLAFSLLGIVLLLPVTRRSLLGAVAGAIVAVAAVGLFIWYYPNNWHVGTPAYSGMIIALYTTGIALVAGVVIMVPVITGERSYFSETTEGHEYEHPEIMIGDADRGGLFTLFKSGQGWSWRFIDQSAVAASRTDFLSRLEAEESVEAIKDGIADAGLLEIKNAAFRLYESGEGAWQWYLMRDDGSAVAEGGSDFGSRDDADASINLVKDHGPDADAVVLDEATYDCYRTDGEWGWHLVDEDQNPLAVGTETHTDRADATTGLEAFRDLSADATDLVVESYGVELLEDDDRWHWRLRDSAHRRVAASVPDFESKGVAENAVYDLLERLETASVLDAGQPTYDVYQSGSAWAWRLVDDGGRTVARGRDEMGAAEPATQAARTMRSLAGDADVVEIEDMEFETYRTADGWRWRLVTADREVHAESTDTYESEEAASRIVDRVREEAPDADLIEFDTAAFQVYEAEDGAWRWRLIDEDGNVMADSGQGEYESKTDAMSAMTTLQENAPDAEHLEIETAAFEIFQDDRGWGWRLVDDIGDTIADGATRHDSEEGARQAMESLVDSVGDVDERRMADGIFQVYADDDDEWWWQFVRPNGTVHAEAARSFGTRHEVESAVEEVKPAAASAPVETIGRLAVLLDPEDWSWELVDEDRDRVAVGTVTYDDRDAAVDAVADLQRHATDTTVYEIRDAAFDCYRSDDGWTWRLIDDDHDAIARAPETYGDLAAVEDAIDAVARAAPDAEFVDYDDAAFELYDDEDGWTWRLVDEDRAVIAAAASHYEDRQAAEDDLDDVREEITGASVIEIDSAAFEFHNTDDGWRWRLVDEQGTELGESVETFDTRAEAQEQLQTVKDLGPDAWVSIAE, encoded by the coding sequence ATGGCGACAGAGACTGGCACGCGGGAAGGGGCATACGACGGGCGATTGTTCGAGTTGTACACGAAGTACGTCAGCGAGCCGGAGTCGAAAAAGGACGTCTACGGGTACACGCTACTGGTAGTGGGGTACGTGCTGGCCATCGGCGGGATGCTGGTCTACCTCCTCGGTCCGACCGGAGCGGAAGTCCCGCAGTCGACGCTGTTTCTGGTCAGGGAGATCGCTGCAGTACCCTCGGCGCTGGGACTGGCGTTCTCGCTTCTGGGCATCGTCCTCCTGCTTCCGGTGACGCGGCGGAGTCTTCTGGGGGCCGTCGCCGGTGCGATCGTCGCAGTGGCGGCCGTCGGGCTGTTTATCTGGTACTACCCGAACAACTGGCACGTCGGGACGCCGGCCTACAGCGGGATGATCATCGCGCTGTACACGACCGGCATCGCGCTGGTCGCGGGCGTAGTCATCATGGTGCCCGTGATCACCGGCGAGCGCAGCTACTTCTCGGAGACCACGGAGGGACACGAGTACGAACACCCCGAGATCATGATCGGCGACGCCGACCGCGGCGGCCTGTTCACCCTGTTCAAGAGCGGACAGGGGTGGAGCTGGCGGTTCATCGACCAGAGCGCGGTCGCGGCGAGTCGCACCGACTTCCTCTCGCGGCTCGAGGCCGAGGAGTCCGTCGAGGCCATCAAGGACGGTATCGCAGACGCGGGCCTGCTGGAGATCAAGAACGCCGCCTTCCGGCTCTACGAGTCCGGCGAAGGGGCCTGGCAGTGGTACCTGATGCGCGACGACGGGAGCGCCGTCGCCGAGGGCGGCAGCGACTTCGGTTCCCGTGACGACGCCGACGCGTCGATCAACCTCGTGAAGGACCACGGCCCGGACGCGGACGCGGTAGTCCTCGACGAAGCGACCTACGACTGCTACCGGACCGACGGAGAGTGGGGCTGGCACCTCGTCGACGAGGACCAGAACCCGCTGGCCGTCGGCACGGAGACCCACACCGACCGCGCGGACGCCACGACCGGCCTCGAGGCGTTCCGCGACCTCTCCGCCGACGCCACCGACCTCGTCGTCGAGTCCTACGGCGTCGAACTCCTCGAAGACGACGACCGATGGCACTGGCGGCTGCGCGACAGCGCCCACCGGCGCGTCGCTGCAAGCGTCCCCGACTTCGAGTCCAAGGGCGTCGCCGAGAACGCGGTGTACGACCTGCTGGAACGCCTGGAAACGGCGAGCGTACTCGACGCCGGCCAGCCGACCTACGACGTCTACCAGTCCGGGAGCGCCTGGGCGTGGCGGCTCGTCGACGACGGCGGCCGAACCGTCGCCCGCGGCCGCGACGAGATGGGCGCGGCCGAACCGGCGACTCAGGCGGCCCGCACGATGCGCTCGCTGGCCGGCGACGCCGACGTGGTCGAGATCGAGGACATGGAGTTCGAGACCTACCGGACCGCCGACGGCTGGCGCTGGCGGCTGGTCACGGCCGATCGCGAGGTCCACGCGGAGAGCACCGACACCTACGAGTCCGAGGAGGCGGCCTCCCGCATCGTCGACCGCGTCCGCGAGGAGGCGCCCGACGCCGACCTCATCGAGTTCGACACCGCGGCGTTCCAGGTCTACGAGGCCGAGGACGGCGCGTGGCGCTGGCGGCTCATCGACGAGGACGGCAACGTGATGGCCGACAGCGGCCAGGGCGAGTACGAGTCCAAGACCGACGCGATGAGCGCCATGACGACCCTCCAGGAGAACGCGCCCGACGCCGAACACCTCGAGATCGAGACCGCGGCCTTCGAGATCTTCCAGGACGACCGCGGCTGGGGCTGGCGGCTCGTCGACGACATCGGCGACACCATCGCCGACGGCGCCACCCGCCACGACTCCGAGGAGGGCGCCCGGCAGGCCATGGAGAGCCTCGTCGACTCCGTCGGCGACGTCGACGAACGTCGCATGGCCGACGGCATCTTCCAGGTCTACGCCGACGACGACGACGAGTGGTGGTGGCAGTTCGTCCGCCCCAACGGCACCGTCCACGCCGAGGCGGCCCGCAGTTTCGGCACGCGACACGAGGTCGAGTCCGCCGTGGAGGAGGTCAAGCCGGCCGCGGCCAGCGCTCCCGTCGAGACGATCGGCCGCCTGGCCGTGCTGCTGGATCCGGAAGACTGGTCCTGGGAGCTCGTCGACGAGGACCGCGACCGCGTCGCCGTCGGGACGGTCACCTACGACGACCGCGACGCCGCCGTCGACGCCGTCGCTGACCTCCAGCGGCACGCGACCGACACGACCGTCTACGAGATCCGGGACGCCGCCTTCGACTGCTACCGCTCCGACGACGGCTGGACCTGGCGGCTGATCGACGACGACCACGACGCGATCGCCCGCGCGCCCGAGACGTACGGCGACCTGGCCGCCGTCGAGGACGCCATCGACGCCGTGGCCCGGGCCGCACCCGACGCCGAGTTCGTCGACTACGACGACGCCGCCTTCGAGCTCTACGACGACGAGGACGGCTGGACCTGGCGGCTCGTCGACGAGGATCGGGCCGTCATCGCCGCCGCCGCGAGCCACTACGAGGACCGTCAGGCCGCCGAAGACGACCTCGACGACGTGCGCGAGGAGATCACCGGCGCCAGCGTGATCGAGATCGACTCCGCCGCTTTCGAGTTCCACAACACCGACGACGGCTGGCGCTGGCGGCTCGTCGACGAGCAGGGTACCGAACTCGGTGAGAGCGTCGAAACCTTCGACACCCGCGCCGAGGCACAGGAGCAACTCCAGACGGTCAAGGACCTCGGCCCCGACGCCTGGGTCTCCATCGCCGAGTGA
- the hisF gene encoding imidazole glycerol phosphate synthase subunit HisF encodes MTLTKRIIPCIDVDVDEEGNAAVYTGVNFENLKYTGDPVEMARKYNESGADEFVFLDITASADGRETMLGVVEAIADEVFIPLTVGGGIRTRDDVKETLRAGADKVSINSGAIANPELITEGARSFGSQCMVVSVDAKRRFDEGGEYYAEVDGESCWFECTVKGGREGTGLDVIEWVTEAEERGAGELFVNSIDADGTEDGYDIPLTSAVCDAVSTPVIASSGCGGPEDAREVLQDAGADAALAASIFHFDEYSIREVKEYLDDHGVPVRL; translated from the coding sequence ATGACGCTCACGAAGCGAATCATCCCCTGCATCGACGTCGACGTCGACGAGGAGGGGAACGCCGCCGTCTACACGGGTGTCAACTTCGAGAACCTGAAGTACACGGGCGATCCGGTGGAGATGGCGCGGAAGTACAACGAGTCCGGGGCCGACGAGTTCGTCTTCCTCGACATCACCGCCAGCGCCGACGGGCGGGAGACGATGCTGGGCGTCGTCGAGGCCATCGCCGACGAGGTGTTCATCCCGCTGACCGTCGGCGGCGGCATCCGCACCCGCGACGACGTCAAGGAGACGCTCCGGGCCGGCGCCGACAAGGTTTCGATCAACTCCGGCGCCATCGCCAACCCCGAGCTGATTACCGAGGGCGCGCGCTCGTTCGGCAGCCAGTGCATGGTCGTCTCCGTCGACGCCAAGCGCCGCTTCGACGAGGGCGGCGAGTACTACGCCGAGGTCGACGGCGAGTCCTGCTGGTTCGAGTGCACCGTCAAGGGCGGCCGCGAAGGGACCGGCCTGGACGTGATCGAGTGGGTCACCGAGGCCGAGGAACGGGGCGCCGGCGAACTGTTCGTCAACTCCATCGACGCCGACGGCACCGAGGACGGCTACGACATCCCGCTGACCTCGGCCGTCTGCGACGCCGTCTCCACGCCCGTCATCGCCTCCTCCGGCTGCGGCGGCCCGGAGGACGCCCGCGAGGTCCTCCAGGACGCCGGCGCCGACGCCGCGCTCGCCGCCTCCATCTTCCACTTCGACGAGTACTCGATCCGCGAGGTCAAAGAATATCTGGACGACCACGGCGTGCCGGTCCGGCTGTAG
- a CDS encoding DNA-directed RNA polymerase subunit L, translating to MDLRVIDKSDTELSIEIAGEDHTFMNVLKGALLETEGVQAATYDMNPEQSGGQTDPVLTIKTDADVDALDALETGTDRVIEKTEDFEAAFEAAT from the coding sequence ATGGACCTGCGCGTCATCGACAAATCCGACACGGAGCTCTCTATCGAGATCGCCGGCGAGGACCACACCTTCATGAACGTCCTCAAGGGCGCGCTGCTGGAGACCGAGGGAGTGCAGGCCGCGACGTACGACATGAACCCCGAGCAGTCCGGCGGCCAGACGGACCCGGTGCTGACGATCAAGACGGACGCCGACGTCGACGCGCTGGACGCGCTGGAGACCGGGACGGACCGCGTCATCGAGAAGACGGAGGACTTCGAGGCGGCGTTCGAGGCGGCGACGTAG
- a CDS encoding DUF2196 domain-containing protein has product MATNRPSEEDVSRGMTVEVVQNQENNDGEPLIGDIRQVVGDDEPGGVVVELESGVTGEVVEIRPDEGGGDVPQGGQGT; this is encoded by the coding sequence ATGGCGACGAACCGCCCCAGCGAGGAGGACGTCAGCCGCGGGATGACGGTCGAGGTCGTCCAGAACCAGGAGAACAACGACGGCGAGCCCCTGATCGGCGACATCCGGCAGGTCGTCGGCGACGACGAGCCCGGCGGCGTGGTCGTCGAACTCGAGTCGGGCGTGACCGGCGAGGTCGTCGAGATCCGCCCCGACGAGGGCGGCGGCGACGTCCCACAGGGCGGTCAGGGGACCTGA
- a CDS encoding C2H2-type zinc finger protein: protein MSDAHESDARDRDVPDRVDRTAVGSDAHEYDVPTDEPVYRCDRCGRPFAREDWLRLHRGVDHPGDLDDEEIAAYRDAFADEQADIRRFRLKALGALILIYFGLLMIYAVL from the coding sequence ATGAGCGACGCTCACGAGTCCGACGCCCGCGACCGCGACGTCCCGGACCGGGTCGACCGAACCGCAGTGGGGTCCGACGCCCACGAGTACGACGTCCCCACAGACGAACCGGTCTATCGCTGCGACCGCTGCGGCCGCCCGTTCGCCCGCGAGGACTGGCTCCGCCTCCACCGCGGGGTCGACCACCCCGGCGACCTCGACGACGAGGAGATCGCGGCCTACCGCGACGCCTTCGCCGACGAGCAGGCCGACATCCGACGGTTCCGCCTGAAGGCGCTGGGCGCGCTGATCCTGATCTACTTCGGCCTCCTGATGATCTACGCGGTGCTCTAG
- a CDS encoding cytochrome c oxidase subunit 3: MTVAEDSSEDHGGHHLPAPEDWPRGFGEASWWPFITAAGAGGIYVAAGLFVLSMGDEPLVPSMAGAVAAVGSVGLFLFGLYGWLYHAFVVNFWERGTDKYSGRALRFAMVLFLGSEISTFGAGFAYYFIIRGSEVWNTELLPHGGSVLGPLVIGNTIILVISSITLHWAHHKLLEGDRSSFINWLAVTLLLGVIFIGGQVYEYYEFIVAEGFTIAEGAYASAFYGLTGLHGLHVSLGAVLLGIVFVRAVYGQYSPERHTSVSTASMYWHFVDAVWIFVVVVLYIGATAL; encoded by the coding sequence ATGACCGTTGCCGAAGACTCATCGGAGGACCACGGCGGCCACCACCTCCCCGCCCCGGAGGACTGGCCTCGCGGCTTCGGCGAGGCGAGCTGGTGGCCCTTCATCACCGCCGCGGGCGCGGGCGGCATCTACGTCGCCGCCGGCCTGTTCGTTCTCTCCATGGGGGACGAGCCGCTCGTGCCGTCGATGGCCGGTGCCGTCGCCGCCGTCGGGAGCGTCGGACTGTTCCTGTTCGGCCTCTACGGGTGGCTGTACCACGCCTTCGTCGTCAACTTCTGGGAGCGGGGGACCGACAAGTACTCCGGACGCGCGCTGCGCTTCGCCATGGTGCTGTTCCTGGGAAGCGAAATCTCCACGTTCGGCGCCGGGTTCGCTTACTACTTCATCATCCGCGGAAGCGAGGTCTGGAACACCGAACTGCTGCCCCACGGGGGAAGCGTCCTCGGACCGCTGGTGATCGGCAACACCATCATCCTGGTGATCAGCTCGATCACGCTGCACTGGGCCCACCACAAGCTCCTCGAAGGCGACCGGAGCAGCTTCATCAACTGGCTCGCCGTCACGCTCCTGCTGGGCGTGATCTTCATCGGCGGCCAGGTCTACGAGTACTACGAGTTCATCGTCGCCGAGGGCTTCACCATCGCCGAGGGCGCCTACGCCAGCGCGTTCTACGGCCTGACCGGCCTCCACGGCCTCCACGTCTCGCTGGGCGCCGTCCTGCTCGGCATCGTGTTCGTCCGCGCCGTCTACGGTCAGTACTCCCCCGAGCGACACACCTCCGTCTCGACGGCCTCGATGTACTGGCACTTCGTCGACGCCGTCTGGATCTTCGTCGTCGTCGTCCTGTACATCGGCGCGACCGCGCTGTGA